A single Pieris rapae chromosome 2, ilPieRapa1.1, whole genome shotgun sequence DNA region contains:
- the LOC111002893 gene encoding vacuolar protein sorting-associated protein 16B: MDDDDYWNNSETKAKAFSFDDDVLSTQEILAIGQKPYSGQSNDVPFSSTIINNTKRNLIPLNTLISPKVLDLIVLAQSGKDPKDKILENNDTTVATLKRLILGRSCFLHVHRSLKSKTELLDGALAMGDGNAILTVVLFLIQTLNKKIVHELLSSRPLALNHYISYLRSESKITELSDLLTMLGRSPEAAVYQFQHIVKTQGNSVDGLLRKLNNILSNHFNQPGIDAHSTKMLTDYIKLLEWQKYVNKTELNNKSVLECLTHCCQLHWHEGAGNMMSPLTLCQRQQITPLQYDWVVLNVHANSNKWDIVESLFTKKDWLGRTTVSSHIPIETLLSKLNELQANKRMMATCLNKIQNADDKLRLAYKYKIHSVVIESLLKQKDRTALTNYKMTLSPQSEEYILAENTLREPSIKWKN, from the exons atggatGACGATGACTACTGGAATAATAGTGAAACCAAAGCAAAAGCATTTAGTTTTGATGATGATGTT ttgTCAACTCAAGAAATATTAGCTATTGGTCAAAAGCCATATTCCGGGCAATCAAATGATGTACCATTCAGttctacaattattaataataccaaGCGCAATCTCATCCCACTGAACACCCTTATTTCTCCTAAAGTTCTGGACTTAA tTGTATTGGCCCAATCAGGAAAAGATCCTAAAGATAAAATCCTGGAAAATAATGACACTACAGTGGCAACATTGAAAAGATTAATTTTAGGTCGAAGTTGTTTTTTACATGTCCACAGAAGCCTGAAGAGTAAGACTGAATTACTTGATGGGGCTCTGGCTATGGGTGATGGAAATGCTATTTTAact GTAGTACTTTTTCTTATTCAgacattaaacaaaaagatTGTTCATGAATTATTATCATCAAGACCACTGGCACTAAATCACTATATTAGCTATTTGCGGAGTGAAAGCAAAATAACGGAACTTTCAGATCTACTTAC aatGCTAGGAAGAAGCCCTGAAGCTGCG gtatACCAATTCCAACATATAGTAAAAACACAAGGAAACAGCGTAGATGGCTTATtaagaaaactaaataatatattatcaaatcATTTTAATCAACCCGGTATCGATGCTCATAGTACCAAAATGTTAACGgattatataaagttattgg AATGGCAGAAATACGTAAACAAAACTgagcttaataataaatcggtGTTAGAATGTCTAACGCATTGCTGTCAGTTGCACTGGCATGAAGGAGCTGGGAACATGATGTCACCTTTGACATTGTGTCAAAGACAACAG ATTACTCCACTTCAATATGACTGGGTTGTGTTAAATGTTCACGCGAATTCCAATAAATGGGACATAGTGGAATCATTATTTACGAAAAAG GATTGGCTTGGCCGTACAACTGTATCTTCACATATTCCAATAGAAACCTTACTGTCAAAGTTGAATGAACTTCAAGCGAACAAACGAATGATGGCCACTTGCCTTAACAAAATACAGAACGCCGATGATAAATTACGCCtggcttataaatataag ATCCATTCGGTAGTGATAGAATctctattaaaacaaaaagaccGCACGGCTCTCACAAACTATAAGATGACACTCAGCCCCCAGTCAGAAGAATATATACTTGCTGAAAATACTTTAAGGGAGCCT tCCATCAAATGGAAgaattaa